The genome window GTTGCTGCAAATGGCGGTGTTTTAAGGCGCGCCGGACATACCGAGGCTGCCATTGATCTTGCACGTCTTGCAGGGCTCCAGCCAGCTGGTATTATTTGTGAAATTATGAAGGACGACGGAGAGATGGCACGTCTTCCCAACCTTATGGAGATGGCCGAAAGATTTGATTTGAAGATCATCACCATCAAGGATTTAATTGCCTACCGGATGGAGCATGAATCCCTGGTTAAGGAGGATCTAAATATAGATATGCCAACTATTTATGGCGATTTTGACCTGCATGTTTTTTCTGAAACACTGACCAATGATCATCACCTGGCTTTTGTAAAAGGAAGCTGGGATCCCTCTGAAGCTGTACTTGTACGTGTTCATTCATCTACTCCCCTGGCTGATATTTTCGGCAGTAAACGAAGTGATAAAACCGAGCTGCTCCATCAAGCCATGAAAATGGTTGAGCGCGCCGGTAAGGGGGTTGTGTTATACATGGATCAGATGAACAGAGATTATGGCATTATTGAACAAATTAAAGCTCTAAAACTGCAGGAAGACGGGCTCAACAAGAAACAGATACAGAAGAAACTTGGAATTCGGATGGACTACCGGGATTATGGCGTTGGCGCACAGATTCTGCATTCACTCGGTGTTCGAAAACTGCGGCTGCTTACCAATAATCCTGTAAAAAGAGTAGGCTTGAAAAGTTTTGGCCTTGAGATGGTTGAGGAAGTTTCGATACCTACTGATCATGATCCGGACGAATCAAACGAAAAATTAGACAAGCCACAAACGAAAGAGGGGTTCCTGAAAAAGCTGATGTTAGAGTGACGGTGAGTTACTGCCTGGTTCCCCACCAATCTTCTTCTCCTCATTTGGATTTACCCCAATAAACTCCTCCTCAGATCGGTAATATATCTTCTCCTCTTGATTCTCTTCTGAACTATCGGCCTCATCTTCAACCGGCATTATTTTTTTGTGGAACAGAAGCAGAATAATAATCGAAGTGCTAATAGCAATATCCGCCACATTGAAGATGTAGGGAAATACAGGTGTTTCACCTATCTCAAGATTGAAATGAATAAAATCAACAACATGCCCATCCAGAACACCTCCGTATCCGCCGATAATCCCCATAAAAATCCGGTCCATAATATTGCCAAGTGCACCGCCCAGGATCAATCCCATACAAACCAGGTAAGCGTACGTAGCCTGACCTAAATTAAAAAGCACATAAACCAGAATTCCAATCGTGGCAAGAATTGCAATGGAACTGATTACCGGCGTAGAAAGCCAGTCCATACCGAGTGCCATTCCGGGGTTTTTGGTAAAATTAAATGCAAGCCATCCCTCAATAATATCCATATGCTGAAGATCCGGTGAGGTACGTACCAGGTATTTAGAAATCTGGTCGATTACCAAAACAAGGACAATCGGCGAAAAAAGAGTTATTAATTTTTTTCCTTTATCAGACAAACCACACTCAATTATCGTCTTTTCAGTTTTGCTTCGATACTTAACTGGGTATGTGGCACTGCTTCGAGGCGGCCTTTTGCAATTTTTTTACCGGTTACTTTGCAAACGCCATAGGTTTTGTTGTCAATTCGTTTTAGAGCATCATCCAAATAGCGAATAAACTTCTTGGTCCGATTAAACAGCATGTACGTTTTTTCCCTCTCCTGGGCGTCTGTACCTGCATCAGCCATATGAAAAGAGTATGCCGATTCATCAGAGGCGTTCTCCATACTTTCCCGAAGAAGGTTTTGCAAAGTGGTTAACTCATTCTCCGCTTCATCTCTTTTTTTTATAATAATCTCGCGGAAATACTCAAGTTCTTCATCACTATAGGGAGAAACTCTTTCTTCTTTTTCTGATTCTTTTGATGCTGCCATAACACTAAATATTAATGGTTAATTGTTCGGCGTATCGAAATTTCTGTTTCATTTCCCTCGATTTCCCAGGTTTTAATGAAATCTGATACATCCAATAAACTGGTGCTAATTTCTTCGGCCAAAATTTCTGATTTTATATTCTCCAACGAAGAGTCCACTGCCTTGGTTAATTGCTCGGATCCTGAAAAACCAACAACAATTCGGTCAGTTACTTCAAAATCGGCTTCCTTGCGCATGTTTTGAATTCTGTTGACGAATTCGCGCGACAGACCTTCCTGGATCAATTCAGGTGTTAGTTCGGTATCAACAGCAACTGTAATACCTTTTTCTGTTTCAACAGACCAGCCTTTCAAACCGGTTCGTTGAATTTCGAGCTCATCGGATGAAATTCGAACGGTCTCGTCATCATCCAGGGTTAACTCAATCACACCGTCTTCTTCAAACTTAGTGATTTCTTCGTTACCAAGATCATTTATTTTTGCCGCAACAGCTTTCATTTTACTTCCAAGCCGTTTTCCAAGAACCGGAAAGTTAGGTTTGGCGGACTTACTTACAATCCCGGACTCGTCTTTTACATATTCAATTTCCTTAACGTTTACTTCATCTAATATAATATCTTTTACCGACTCTACGACAGATTGTTCATCTTTATCAATTGGCAGAATAATTCTCGCCAACGGCTGCCGAACATTAACATCTATTTGATTTCTGATTCGAAGTACAACTGAACTGATAATCCTGGCCACATCCATTCGGCGTTCGAGTTGTTTATCAATTGCGGTTTCTTCAACCACGGGATAAAATGAGACGTGAACAGATTCTTCATCTTTCTTTGCTACTTCATTCAATCGCTGAAATAACCACTCTCCCATAAACGGTGCAATGGGCGATACAATTTTGGAAAGACTAAGCAGACATTCAAACAGTGTTTGATAGGCTGCTGTCTTATCAAGACTTTTACCCTCTTTCCAGAAGCGTCTGCGGTTTCGGCGGATGTACCAATTACTTAACTCCTCCACAAAATTCTCTACAGCACGGGCAGCTTTGGTTGGCTCATACTCTTCCAGGTATTCATCCACAAGTTTTACCGTGGAATTTAAACGAGATATGATCCATCGGTCCATCTCTGTTCGCTCTGCACTTGGAATAGAAGAACCAGAGTAGGTAAATCCGTCGATGTTTGCATACATCGCGAAGAAGGAGTAGGTGTTTACGATAGTATTAAAGAATTTTCGCTGAACTTCACTCAAACCCTCTTCACTAAACTTCAGGTTTTCCCAGGGGGATGAGTTACTCATCATATACCAGCGAACCGTATCGGCCCCAAATTTTTGAATCACCTCGGTTGGGTCCACACTGTTTCCTTTCGACTTGCTCATTTTTTCGCCGTTCTCATCGAGAACCAAGCCGTTGGAAACAACATTCTTATATGCCGGCTTATCAAACAGCATGGTCCCTAAAGCATGCAATGTATAGAACCAACCGCGGGTTT of Balneolaceae bacterium contains these proteins:
- the ribB gene encoding 3,4-dihydroxy-2-butanone-4-phosphate synthase; its protein translation is MSEFTFHTIPEAIEDIRDGKMLIVVDDEDRENEGDFLMAADKATPDAVNLMAKYGRGLICVPITQEKAYELDLDFMVTEGADPDEAAFTISVDHKQKTTTGISAPDRANTILELINPEADPEDFRRPGHIFPLVAANGGVLRRAGHTEAAIDLARLAGLQPAGIICEIMKDDGEMARLPNLMEMAERFDLKIITIKDLIAYRMEHESLVKEDLNIDMPTIYGDFDLHVFSETLTNDHHLAFVKGSWDPSEAVLVRVHSSTPLADIFGSKRSDKTELLHQAMKMVERAGKGVVLYMDQMNRDYGIIEQIKALKLQEDGLNKKQIQKKLGIRMDYRDYGVGAQILHSLGVRKLRLLTNNPVKRVGLKSFGLEMVEEVSIPTDHDPDESNEKLDKPQTKEGFLKKLMLE
- a CDS encoding signal peptidase II — translated: MSDKGKKLITLFSPIVLVLVIDQISKYLVRTSPDLQHMDIIEGWLAFNFTKNPGMALGMDWLSTPVISSIAILATIGILVYVLFNLGQATYAYLVCMGLILGGALGNIMDRIFMGIIGGYGGVLDGHVVDFIHFNLEIGETPVFPYIFNVADIAISTSIIILLLFHKKIMPVEDEADSSEENQEEKIYYRSEEEFIGVNPNEEKKIGGEPGSNSPSL
- a CDS encoding TraR/DksA C4-type zinc finger protein, giving the protein MAASKESEKEERVSPYSDEELEYFREIIIKKRDEAENELTTLQNLLRESMENASDESAYSFHMADAGTDAQEREKTYMLFNRTKKFIRYLDDALKRIDNKTYGVCKVTGKKIAKGRLEAVPHTQLSIEAKLKRR